From Mucilaginibacter gotjawali:
AAGCCATTTTATCAGGAATTTCAGGACATATACTTCACTATCACCGAAACAGTATCAAAAACTTTGAAGGGCAAATTTCATTCTATTTTTTAGTTTGTTCACCTGATACATTTGCTCATAAGAAAATTAAATTATGAAGAATTACATCCTTATCATTTGTTCATTTTTTATGGTGATACCCCATGCTGATGCACAGAAATTTTATGTCAGCTACAAGCCGTCCGTTTATAAAGGCCCGTTTACAGGAAATGTGATCCTATATCTTTCCACTAAAAACGAAAATCCCAAAAACGAGACCGGCTGGCCCTGTTACCGGATGAAGGTGAAAAATATCATGCCCGATCAGCAGATCGTTTTTAACGATTCGTGTTTGTCATATCCCACGCTCCTTTCACGTATACCGCGTGGCAATTATTATGTGCAGGTTGTATGGGATTTGAATATTGGTGGGCGTATTATAGGATTGAGCACCGGCAATATGTACAATGTCAGCCGGAAGGTCACCTTGAACGATCCGAAAGACGGTTTTGCGTTGGTTTGCGACCAGGCAGTTAAAGCACCGCTTTTTGTTGATAGTCATTTTGTTAAGGAAATTAAAGTCAGTTCTAAACTGCTGACTCGCTTTAATCATAAGCCGGAGTACATGCGGGCTGCGGTGATCTTGCCCAGGCAGTATTATACTGAAACTAAAAGACGTTTCCCGGTCTATTTTATGGTAGCCGGATTCGGTGGCGGCTATATGCATTATTCCAGGTCCGAGAGTAGTGATACGCTGGCCTCGGTCCCCCTGGACACCGTTGCCTGTATAAAGGTTTATCTAGATGGTGATTGTTCGCTGGGGCATAGTACCTACGCCAACAGTGATAATAATGGCCTGGTAGGCGATGCGTTGGCTTACGAGTTTATCCCGCAACTGGATAAACAGTACCGGACGAACGGCGCAAGGCTGATCCGTGGGCACAGCAGCGGCGGCTGGACGGTGGTATATTTGCTTTCGCATTATCCCAGGCTTTTTGTTGCCGGGAACGCCAGCGCGCCGGATCCGGTGGACTTTCGCCGGTTTTCATCCACCAACCTGTACCAGGATAAAAAACTGAACCGATATGTCGATGGCCTGACCATGGACAGGCCGTCGATACTCGATAGCGTGGTCTATGATACCCCGAATATTACGCATAGCATTGAAGGTGTTTTTTACCGGGGGCAGCAAAATATTTCTTTTGACGCCGTTTTTGGCCCCAAAGGCACCGGCGGGCTTCCGGAACGCATGTTTGACCCGGAAACGCTGCTCATCAACTCGGCTGTGGTTAACTATTGGAAACGGTACGACCTCACGCAATATGTCATCGCGCACTGGCCGGACTTAAAAAAAGACTTGCAGGGGAAATTACGGATCTCCGTGGGCACAGAGGATATTGAGCAGTGCCCTGCCGTGCGGTTAATGGAAGAAGAAATGAAAAAGCTCGGGGCCGGTATCACGTTTGTCTATTACCCAGGTGACCATTTTAGTGTGGTAACAGGGGAATATAAGAAAGCATGGGATGATTTTTTGCTCAAAAGGTATGTGGAATGGCTGAAGTTACATGAAAAGTAAAATGCGTTAAATTTTTGATTAGGCGTGCAGGTCGTCAGGGAAATCGCGTTTAAAAAAACCGGCATATTTAATTGAGGCTAAAGCCATTTTTATTGCTTCAATTTACCCGTTGGCTAAAGCCAACGGCAATGAATGAAAAGCCATGCTTCCAAAATTCATTGCCGTTCCTTTTAAGGAACGGAAAAAGTAAACAAAAAGATAAAGGCTTTAGCCAAATTTTGAGCGACAAGTTTTAAACGCGATTTCCCTGTGCAGGTCGTTAAGCAGGATTTGTTGCATCAGTAATTTCATAAATTCGCAATTTCCCCTAAAGCAGTTGTGAGCTCGTTCGGTATTTGTGCCATAACCGACACCTAACGCTCCTAAGGAAACCATGGGCGTTTTTTAGTTTAATAAAAGACCGGCCATCCCTATTTACTATTTTAATTATTTGCTTCCTTTGGAAAGACAAATTGTAATAAATTTACATCTTAATCTAAAAATATACCGATCATGAAAACTATAAAAACACTTTCAATTGCGCTTGTTTTGGCGCTTTCCTTTTCATTCGCCCGGGCGCAAAATAACATTAATGGTATTACCAGCGCTTATTTTACGGTAAAGAACGCCCTGGTTGCGGGTAAGCCAAATGACGCAAGTAATGGCGCTAAAGGTCTTTTGGCTGCGTTGTCGGCCCCTGAAACCGGCTTGAAGCCTGACCAGGCAAAGTTGTTTAACAGTTATGCCGAAAAATTAAAATATGATAGCCGCCATATCCTCGAATCAACTGACGTGGCGCACCAGCGCGAGCATTTTGCCAGCTTATCAAAAAACCTGTATGAAGTGTTGAAAGGCCTTAAATTAAACACCTCGACCGTTTATATGGATTATTGCCCCATGAAAAAAGCTTATTGGCTGAGTGAAAGCGCCCCGATTAAAAATCCATATTACAGCGACAAAGCGATGGCAACATGCGGAAAAACCACCGCCACTTTAGCTGCTGTTAAGTAGTTAATTAAAAAATAATAATATTAAAAAATAGCCGGGCAATTTATTTTGCCCGGCTATTTTTGTTTTAATAATATTTATCTTTAATTTTAAGCTTATAATAAGTATTTGATAATAAATTGATTGTGTTTGTTTTAATGCCCCCTTCATTAAAGCTAAATAATATAGATTTTTAAACCCCGGGGATAAACAGCCTGCCCTTATTAACGCGAAACCCATAGTTATGAAAGCATTTAAAACTTGCCCCTTAATAATTGTATTTACATTAATAACCTGTTCTTTGTTCGCTCAGAAAGGGAACCCTGGTAATAATATTAACCAGATGATGAGCTTATATTTCGATATGAAAAATGCGCTTGTAAATAACGACGGGACAACGGTAAAAATAAAAGCGAATAAGTTATTTCACCTGTTAGCCACCGACCCGGGAAGGGGGCTGGATCGCGATCAAATGCTTTTTCTGGCTGATCA
This genomic window contains:
- a CDS encoding alpha/beta hydrolase-fold protein, encoding MKNYILIICSFFMVIPHADAQKFYVSYKPSVYKGPFTGNVILYLSTKNENPKNETGWPCYRMKVKNIMPDQQIVFNDSCLSYPTLLSRIPRGNYYVQVVWDLNIGGRIIGLSTGNMYNVSRKVTLNDPKDGFALVCDQAVKAPLFVDSHFVKEIKVSSKLLTRFNHKPEYMRAAVILPRQYYTETKRRFPVYFMVAGFGGGYMHYSRSESSDTLASVPLDTVACIKVYLDGDCSLGHSTYANSDNNGLVGDALAYEFIPQLDKQYRTNGARLIRGHSSGGWTVVYLLSHYPRLFVAGNASAPDPVDFRRFSSTNLYQDKKLNRYVDGLTMDRPSILDSVVYDTPNITHSIEGVFYRGQQNISFDAVFGPKGTGGLPERMFDPETLLINSAVVNYWKRYDLTQYVIAHWPDLKKDLQGKLRISVGTEDIEQCPAVRLMEEEMKKLGAGITFVYYPGDHFSVVTGEYKKAWDDFLLKRYVEWLKLHEK
- a CDS encoding DUF3347 domain-containing protein, whose amino-acid sequence is MKTIKTLSIALVLALSFSFARAQNNINGITSAYFTVKNALVAGKPNDASNGAKGLLAALSAPETGLKPDQAKLFNSYAEKLKYDSRHILESTDVAHQREHFASLSKNLYEVLKGLKLNTSTVYMDYCPMKKAYWLSESAPIKNPYYSDKAMATCGKTTATLAAVK